AGCAGCTCTCCCGCATTTGTGGATTGGGGAGCGATCAAGTCTTTGAGATCCGCAAGCGGTTGTTGCAGCAGTTGCGCAGGCTATTGAGCCAAGAGGATTTTCAAGGCGTGGTGACACTCGCCAACTCGCAGGCAACCGCATCGGATTGGTTTCAGCCGTCCATCGCCGCCGGGATTGCAATTGCGCAAGAGTCGCTTGGATTGGAACCGACTCGACCGAGTCGAATTCCGGCTCGGCTTTGGGATCTGTTCCGCATCCATGAATTGGAAGTGACGCAACTGAACTCCCCAATTCTGAAGGCATTGCAGAAAGCCCAACGTGCTCGAAAATCGCTCCGATGGGAATTGGACGAACTTGACGGATATTCGCAGTGGTTATCGCAAGTCGAACTGCTGGATCGGGATACGGCAATGTACCGCCGACATTTGCGCAACATGACCGGCCTGTTGCGAGATTATGTGCGCACCCATCCGCTCGATTTGAAAGGCAAGCCGAAGGGGCTTTGGCCGGCAGGGGGGCCAAACCAACTCGTTCGCTTCCTCTCGCTGATTGCGGATTGGAACCCACCCGCTCGGGCGATTGAGTTCCTCGCGGTCTGGTTGTCATTCGATGCCAATGAGCCAATCTGGTGCCAACTGCTTCTGCTGAGTGCGCGATCCCGGCACCGCAAACCGGCGATGCTGCCCCAATACGAAGCCCTCCGCCGAGCGTTGAACGACGCCTCGAAGAATGCACCTGCCGAATGGGTATCGTGGGCGGTATTCCGGAATTTCCGGATTCAGCAAACGTTATTCAATCAGCTCCAAGATCAATCGGAGTCGAAAGGACAATCCCGTGGATGATCCCTACGAGGTGTTGGGCCTCACTCGGCAAGCCGAATCGGAAGCCATCCGGAATCGCTATCTGGAACTGGTTCGCCAGAATCCGCCAGAACAGAAGCCCGAGGAGTGCGCCCGCATTCGCCAGGCTTACGATGCCATTGCCGATCCCGAAGATCGCATTCGATTTCTGCTGAATTCGGATTTCCGCTCGCCAGCGTTCGCGGAATTCGCGAAGGCACTCCATCTCGCACTCCCACGACCCAAATTGACGTTCGCTCGATTCCTGGAGGCGATCGCATCGCAATGACCCCTGAATCGCTGGAATCGTTGTTCCAAGACTTTCGCAATTGGCTGACGACTCAGTCGGAATGGTCGCTCGCGGAGCCGGTTGAGTCGTCCGACATGGCTGGATTGTCCCCCCTCGAACTCAGCGAGCATCTCACCGCTATTCGACACGAGTTGAAGTTGCTGACCCAAACCAATCGGGGGTTGAACGAGCGCGTTCAAGATGGGTTATCGCAACTCTCCGCTGCCGTGACCGAGAGCCGTTCCAGCCAGTCGAAGGAATCCGGGGAAGTCGCAGCGGATTCGTCTGAGGAGCAGTGGCGAGCGGCATTGAAATTGCTATTGGATCTTGGCGATTCGTTGGAAACCGCCGGGAAAGCGGTCCATACGTTGCGCGAACGCTTTCGACGCGAACTCGCCGTGGAATCATCCACGCTGGAATTTCCAGCATT
This DNA window, taken from Tuwongella immobilis, encodes the following:
- a CDS encoding DnaJ domain-containing protein, yielding MDDPYEVLGLTRQAESEAIRNRYLELVRQNPPEQKPEECARIRQAYDAIADPEDRIRFLLNSDFRSPAFAEFAKALHLALPRPKLTFARFLEAIASQ
- the grpE gene encoding nucleotide exchange factor GrpE, with translation MTPESLESLFQDFRNWLTTQSEWSLAEPVESSDMAGLSPLELSEHLTAIRHELKLLTQTNRGLNERVQDGLSQLSAAVTESRSSQSKESGEVAADSSEEQWRAALKLLLDLGDSLETAGKAVHTLRERFRRELAVESSTLEFPAFPALPSRDAPVSTWLGRRLGIDPQGTQSALRELDSAWRNWAEQLRLAWEQRRAADRQLVELARQWVESLAAGYTMSLQRIERLLPQLGLERIACLATPFDPETMEVIAVELDSDRPPEEVVEVLRHGYRRGGRLFRLAQVRVAGR